The region GTGCGATTATCCGCCGGAGGCCAGGGCAAAGGAGAAAGTCGGTGATGTTATGGCTCCCAGCCTCGAACGCATCGTGGCGCTCGCGCCCGATCTGGTCATTATTTCTACGGCGACGCAGCTTGAGATGTTCGCCAGGCGGCTCGTCGAAGTCGGCATTCCCCTTTACGTGGTGAAGGCCAACCGGGTGGAAGATGTGCTGGAGACGCTGCGGCATCTCGGCGATGTGACCGGCGAGCGGGAACGTGCGGAGGCCCTCGTTCGTTCCTTGCAAACCCGCATCGAGCGGGTGGTGGAGCGAACCCGGCATTTGCCTCGACCGCGCGTGCTCCTGGTCATTCAGCGCGATCCCCTCATCGTGGCCGGACGGGGTGCATTCCTCACGGATCTGGTGGAGAAAGCCGGCGGTCACTCCATCACGGCCGATGCCGAGAGGGAGTGGACGCCCTACAGCATTGAGTCGGTGCTGGCCCGTGCCCCCGAGGTTCTCGTTCTTCCCTCGCGCGAGGGAGGGAGCCGACGGCTTGCCGATCTCCAATGGCCCGCTCTCGCATCAACGCCGGCTCTGCGGAACAAGCGGATCTATGCCATCAACACCGATCTCCTCATGCGGCCGGGCCCTCGTCTGGTTGACGGATTGGAAGAGCTGGCGCGCATGCTCCATCCGGAGGCCTTTCAATGACGCCCATACCTTCTGCTTTCAAAGCGACGGAAACGGCTCGCGCTGCTGCTCAACCGTCGAGCGCGGAGGGCGACTTCTCTCGCCCGGCGAACGAGGATCTCTCTTCTTTTACCGGCCGACGCGCGGCGAACAGGGCACGGCCTCCGCGCTCATTGGTGACGCGGCGGCGCGTTCTGGTCGTCTCGTCCCTTCTGGCCGCCCTGCTGATTTGCGTCGTCCTCGTCGCCCTGGTACTGGGCAGCGAACCGATTGAACCGGGAGTGATCCTCCATCGCTTCGTCGCGCGGATACTCGGTCAGGCCGAAGGACGCGATTCCGTAGTTGACGTGATACTGTTTCGCATTCGACTTCCTCGCGTTGCGCTCGGTATACTGGCGGGAGCGTCGCTTTCGGTCGCCGGAGCCGTGCTTCAGGCGCTGTTGCGGAATCCCCTGGCCGAACCCTATGTCCTGGGAATCTCCAGCGGGGCCGCCCTGGGAGCAATCCTGTCTCTGGTCTGGTTGGAAGTATTTCCCTGGGCGCGACCGCTCTCGGCCTTTGCCGGTGCCATGGCGACGACGCTCCTCGTCTATGGGTTGAGTCGAGGGAAAACGGGCATGACGACCGAACGATTGGTCCTGGCCGGTGTGATCGTGGCGACTTTCCTCTGGTCGGTGATCGCCCTGATTCTGGCGACCTGGCCGGACCCCCGTCTGCGGGGGCTCACGTTCTGGCTGATGGGGTCGGTGAGCGGCGGCGGAGAGGGACTCCTGGGGCTCATCGCGCCCGCTCTCGTCCTCACGCTCATCGGGGCCTACGCCTGCGCTCGATGGCTGAATCTGCTTCTGGTGGGCGAAGAGGACGCGCGACTTCTCGGAGTGAACGTCGAGCGCGTCAAGACGATCGCGTATGTGCTGGCGTCGCTGATGGCGGGAGTCACGGTTTCGGTCACGGGCGCCATCGGATTCGTGGGATTAATCGTTCCTCATCTTGTGCGTCTGCGATGGGGAAGCGATAACCGTCTGGTCATCCCCGCCGCCGCTCTGATGGGTGCGATCGTCATCGTCGCCGCCGATACGCTGGCCCGCACGGTCATTGCTCCCCGCGAGTTGCCGGTGGGGGCTGTTACGGCGCTGATCGGCGCGCCGCTGTTTGTTTATCTTCTGCGTAAGGCGTGAATCCGCGGGTCGGAGACGGTCTGAGGTGTAATGATCGGTCGTCTTTGCCAGGCGGACGGTACTTTTGAAACAGCCGAGTTATGATTGACGTGCGTCATCTCTGGTTTGGCTACAATCGCCCCTTGCTCGAGGACATTTCGTTTCACGCCCGCACGGGTGAGATGACCTCTCTCATCGGTCCAAATGGAGCTGGCAAAACGACGCTTTTGCGTCTCATTCGCGGGCTGTTGCGACCGCACGCGGGCGAGATCCTCCTCGACGGTCAGCCGCTTGACCGGTATTCGCCGCGTGAGCTGGCCCAACGGATCGGCTATGTGCGGCAAGAACAAGCGATCAGTTTCCCCCTGACCGTCTTTGAGTATGTCGTGCAGGGCCGATTCCCCCACTCCAACGGGTTTGGATTTGAACGCGAGGACGATATTGCTCTGGCCGAGGAGGTGCTTCGCCTGACCGGGACGCTCAAGCTCGCCGATCGCCGCGTCAACAGCCTGTCGGGAGGAGAGCG is a window of Blastocatellia bacterium DNA encoding:
- a CDS encoding cobalamin-binding protein, which translates into the protein MPNCSSLPLIGHHRWCPQTPEDILFPAFLHQSTQQWQQTRCDGGEAISPHAFPGAKGRCPERYSRIRSQFRRWLERVSERYRPHALDPGRCRSLRRFAPSPDLNGQLRRSRSITSLWPPRRVYASARRARRVRFSPLAVGVVVIFLSVMACHRPASLTSPETTRVVIDELGRRVEVSVPPRRIISLAPSVTEMLFALGLGDRVVGVTTLCDYPPEARAKEKVGDVMAPSLERIVALAPDLVIISTATQLEMFARRLVEVGIPLYVVKANRVEDVLETLRHLGDVTGERERAEALVRSLQTRIERVVERTRHLPRPRVLLVIQRDPLIVAGRGAFLTDLVEKAGGHSITADAEREWTPYSIESVLARAPEVLVLPSREGGSRRLADLQWPALASTPALRNKRIYAINTDLLMRPGPRLVDGLEELARMLHPEAFQ
- a CDS encoding iron ABC transporter permease, giving the protein MTPIPSAFKATETARAAAQPSSAEGDFSRPANEDLSSFTGRRAANRARPPRSLVTRRRVLVVSSLLAALLICVVLVALVLGSEPIEPGVILHRFVARILGQAEGRDSVVDVILFRIRLPRVALGILAGASLSVAGAVLQALLRNPLAEPYVLGISSGAALGAILSLVWLEVFPWARPLSAFAGAMATTLLVYGLSRGKTGMTTERLVLAGVIVATFLWSVIALILATWPDPRLRGLTFWLMGSVSGGGEGLLGLIAPALVLTLIGAYACARWLNLLLVGEEDARLLGVNVERVKTIAYVLASLMAGVTVSVTGAIGFVGLIVPHLVRLRWGSDNRLVIPAAALMGAIVIVAADTLARTVIAPRELPVGAVTALIGAPLFVYLLRKA
- a CDS encoding ABC transporter ATP-binding protein — protein: MIDVRHLWFGYNRPLLEDISFHARTGEMTSLIGPNGAGKTTLLRLIRGLLRPHAGEILLDGQPLDRYSPRELAQRIGYVRQEQAISFPLTVFEYVVQGRFPHSNGFGFEREDDIALAEEVLRLTGTLKLADRRVNSLSGGERQRVVLARALVGQPRVLLLDEPTANLDVRYQVEMLSLLRTFTEKQHLSTIFVAHELNLASEFADRVLLLADGRLLASGAPADVLTEENLTRAFVAPFCVDQNPLSGQPRITIFRR